The following proteins come from a genomic window of Chionomys nivalis chromosome 9, mChiNiv1.1, whole genome shotgun sequence:
- the Src gene encoding proto-oncogene tyrosine-protein kinase Src isoform X1 — translation MGSNKSKPKDASQRRRSLEPAENVHGAGGAFPASQTPSKPASADGHRGPSATFVTPGAAEPKLFGGFNSSDTVTSPQRAGPLAGGVTTFVALYDYESRTETDLSFKKGERLQIVNNTRKVDVSQTWFTFRWLQREGDWWLAHSLSTGQTGYIPSNYVAPSDSIQAEEWYFGKITRRESERLLLSAENPRGTFLVRESETTKGAYCLSVSDFDNAKGLNVKHYKIRKLDSGGFYITSRTQFNSLQQLVAYYSKHADGLCHRLTTVCPTSKPQTQGLAKDAWEIPRESLRLEVKLGQGCFGEVWMGTWNGTTRVAIKTLKPGTMSPEAFLQEAQVMKKLRHEKLVQLYAVVSEEPIYIVTEYMNKGSLLDFLKGETGKYLRLPQLVDMAAQIASGMAYVERMNYVHRDLRAANILVGENLVCKVADFGLARLIEDNEYTARQGAKFPIKWTAPEAALYGRFTIKSDVWSFGILLTELTTKGRVPYPGMVNREVLDQVERGYRMPCPPECPESLHDLMCQCWRKEPEERPTFEYLQAFLEDYFTSTEPQYQPGENL, via the exons ATGGGCAGCAACAAGAGCAAGCCCAAAGACGCCAGCCAGAGGCGCCGAAGCCTGGAGCCCGCTGAGAACGTGCACGGGGCTGGGGGCGCCTTCCCCGCTTCGCAGACACCGAGCAAGCCAGCCTCCGCCGACGGCCATCGAGGGCCCAGCGCCACCTTCGTGACTCCCGGGGCGGCCGAGCCCAAGCTCTTCGGAGGCTTCAATTCCTCGGACACTGTCACCTCCCCGCAGAGGGCGGGTCCTCTGGCAG GTGGGGTGACCACCTTTGTGGCCCTCTATGACTATGAGTCACGGACAGAGACTGACCTGTCCTTCAAGAAAGGAGAGCGGCTGCAGATTGTCAACAACAC GAGGAAGGTGGATGTCAG CCAGACCTGGTTCACATTCAGATGGCTGCAAAG AGAGGGAGACTGGTGGCTGGCACACTCGCTGAGCACGGGACAGACCGGTTACATCCCCAGCAACTACGTGGCGCCCTCCGACTCCATCCAGGCCGAGGA GTGGTACTTTGGCAAGATCACCAGACGGGAGTCGGAGCGGCTACTGCTCAGCGCTGAGAACCCAAGAGGGACCTTCCTTGTGAGGGAGAGCGAGACCACAAAAG GTGCCTACTGCCTCTCTGTATCTGACTTCGACAATGCCAAGGGCCTCAACGTGAAACACTACAAGATCCGCAAACTGGACAGCGGCGGTTTCTATATCACCTCCCGCACCCAGTTCAACAGCCTGCAGCAGTTAGTGGCTTACTACTCCA AACATGCCGATGGCCTGTGCCACCGCCTCACTACCGTGTGCCCCACGTCCAAGCCGCAGACCCAGGGCCTGGCCAAGGATGCCTGGGAGATCCCCCGGGAGTCCCTGCGTCTGGAGGTCAAGTTGGGCCAGGGCTGCTTCGGAGAGGTGTGGATGG GCACCTGGAACGGCACAACGAGGGTTGCTATCAAAACCCTGAAGCCAGGCACCATGTCTCCAGAGGCCTTCCTGCAGGAGGCCCAAgtcatgaagaaactgaggcacgagAAACTGGTGCAGCTGTATGCCGTGGTGTCGGAGGAACCCATTTACATCGTGACGGAGTACATGAACAAGG GAAGTCTGCTGGACTTTCTCAAGGGGGAAACGGGCAAATATCTGCGGCTACCCCAGCTGGTGGACATGGCTGCTCAG ATCGCGTCAGGAATGGCCTATGTGGAGCGGATGAACTATGTGCACCGGGACCTCCGAGCCGCCAATATCCTGGTTGGAGAGAATCTGGTGTGTAAGGTGGCTGACTTTGGTCTCGCCCGGCTCATAGAAGACAACGAATACACAGCCCGGCAAG GTGCCAAATTCCCCATCAAGTGGACTGCTCCCGAAGCTGCTCTGTACGGCAGATTCACCATCAAGTCAGACGTGTGGTCCTTTGGGATCCTGCTGACCGAGCTCACCACTAAGGGACGGGTGCCCTATCCTG GAATGGTGAACCGTGAGGTGCTGGACCAGGTGGAGCGGGGCTACCGGATGCCTTGTCCCCCTGAGTGCCCCGAGTCCCTGCACGATCTCATGTGCCAGTGTTGGCGGAAGGAGCCTGAGGAGCGGCCCACCTTCGAGTACCTACAGGCCTTCCTGGAGGATTACTTCACGTCCACCGAGCCTCAGTACCAGCCTGGGGAGAACCTATAG
- the Src gene encoding proto-oncogene tyrosine-protein kinase Src isoform X2 yields the protein MGSNKSKPKDASQRRRSLEPAENVHGAGGAFPASQTPSKPASADGHRGPSATFVTPGAAEPKLFGGFNSSDTVTSPQRAGPLAGGVTTFVALYDYESRTETDLSFKKGERLQIVNNTRKVDVREGDWWLAHSLSTGQTGYIPSNYVAPSDSIQAEEWYFGKITRRESERLLLSAENPRGTFLVRESETTKGAYCLSVSDFDNAKGLNVKHYKIRKLDSGGFYITSRTQFNSLQQLVAYYSKHADGLCHRLTTVCPTSKPQTQGLAKDAWEIPRESLRLEVKLGQGCFGEVWMGTWNGTTRVAIKTLKPGTMSPEAFLQEAQVMKKLRHEKLVQLYAVVSEEPIYIVTEYMNKGSLLDFLKGETGKYLRLPQLVDMAAQIASGMAYVERMNYVHRDLRAANILVGENLVCKVADFGLARLIEDNEYTARQGAKFPIKWTAPEAALYGRFTIKSDVWSFGILLTELTTKGRVPYPGMVNREVLDQVERGYRMPCPPECPESLHDLMCQCWRKEPEERPTFEYLQAFLEDYFTSTEPQYQPGENL from the exons ATGGGCAGCAACAAGAGCAAGCCCAAAGACGCCAGCCAGAGGCGCCGAAGCCTGGAGCCCGCTGAGAACGTGCACGGGGCTGGGGGCGCCTTCCCCGCTTCGCAGACACCGAGCAAGCCAGCCTCCGCCGACGGCCATCGAGGGCCCAGCGCCACCTTCGTGACTCCCGGGGCGGCCGAGCCCAAGCTCTTCGGAGGCTTCAATTCCTCGGACACTGTCACCTCCCCGCAGAGGGCGGGTCCTCTGGCAG GTGGGGTGACCACCTTTGTGGCCCTCTATGACTATGAGTCACGGACAGAGACTGACCTGTCCTTCAAGAAAGGAGAGCGGCTGCAGATTGTCAACAACAC GAGGAAGGTGGATGTCAG AGAGGGAGACTGGTGGCTGGCACACTCGCTGAGCACGGGACAGACCGGTTACATCCCCAGCAACTACGTGGCGCCCTCCGACTCCATCCAGGCCGAGGA GTGGTACTTTGGCAAGATCACCAGACGGGAGTCGGAGCGGCTACTGCTCAGCGCTGAGAACCCAAGAGGGACCTTCCTTGTGAGGGAGAGCGAGACCACAAAAG GTGCCTACTGCCTCTCTGTATCTGACTTCGACAATGCCAAGGGCCTCAACGTGAAACACTACAAGATCCGCAAACTGGACAGCGGCGGTTTCTATATCACCTCCCGCACCCAGTTCAACAGCCTGCAGCAGTTAGTGGCTTACTACTCCA AACATGCCGATGGCCTGTGCCACCGCCTCACTACCGTGTGCCCCACGTCCAAGCCGCAGACCCAGGGCCTGGCCAAGGATGCCTGGGAGATCCCCCGGGAGTCCCTGCGTCTGGAGGTCAAGTTGGGCCAGGGCTGCTTCGGAGAGGTGTGGATGG GCACCTGGAACGGCACAACGAGGGTTGCTATCAAAACCCTGAAGCCAGGCACCATGTCTCCAGAGGCCTTCCTGCAGGAGGCCCAAgtcatgaagaaactgaggcacgagAAACTGGTGCAGCTGTATGCCGTGGTGTCGGAGGAACCCATTTACATCGTGACGGAGTACATGAACAAGG GAAGTCTGCTGGACTTTCTCAAGGGGGAAACGGGCAAATATCTGCGGCTACCCCAGCTGGTGGACATGGCTGCTCAG ATCGCGTCAGGAATGGCCTATGTGGAGCGGATGAACTATGTGCACCGGGACCTCCGAGCCGCCAATATCCTGGTTGGAGAGAATCTGGTGTGTAAGGTGGCTGACTTTGGTCTCGCCCGGCTCATAGAAGACAACGAATACACAGCCCGGCAAG GTGCCAAATTCCCCATCAAGTGGACTGCTCCCGAAGCTGCTCTGTACGGCAGATTCACCATCAAGTCAGACGTGTGGTCCTTTGGGATCCTGCTGACCGAGCTCACCACTAAGGGACGGGTGCCCTATCCTG GAATGGTGAACCGTGAGGTGCTGGACCAGGTGGAGCGGGGCTACCGGATGCCTTGTCCCCCTGAGTGCCCCGAGTCCCTGCACGATCTCATGTGCCAGTGTTGGCGGAAGGAGCCTGAGGAGCGGCCCACCTTCGAGTACCTACAGGCCTTCCTGGAGGATTACTTCACGTCCACCGAGCCTCAGTACCAGCCTGGGGAGAACCTATAG
- the Src gene encoding proto-oncogene tyrosine-protein kinase Src isoform X3 translates to MGSNKSKPKDASQRRRSLEPAENVHGAGGAFPASQTPSKPASADGHRGPSATFVTPGAAEPKLFGGFNSSDTVTSPQRAGPLAGGVTTFVALYDYESRTETDLSFKKGERLQIVNNTEGDWWLAHSLSTGQTGYIPSNYVAPSDSIQAEEWYFGKITRRESERLLLSAENPRGTFLVRESETTKGAYCLSVSDFDNAKGLNVKHYKIRKLDSGGFYITSRTQFNSLQQLVAYYSKHADGLCHRLTTVCPTSKPQTQGLAKDAWEIPRESLRLEVKLGQGCFGEVWMGTWNGTTRVAIKTLKPGTMSPEAFLQEAQVMKKLRHEKLVQLYAVVSEEPIYIVTEYMNKGSLLDFLKGETGKYLRLPQLVDMAAQIASGMAYVERMNYVHRDLRAANILVGENLVCKVADFGLARLIEDNEYTARQGAKFPIKWTAPEAALYGRFTIKSDVWSFGILLTELTTKGRVPYPGMVNREVLDQVERGYRMPCPPECPESLHDLMCQCWRKEPEERPTFEYLQAFLEDYFTSTEPQYQPGENL, encoded by the exons ATGGGCAGCAACAAGAGCAAGCCCAAAGACGCCAGCCAGAGGCGCCGAAGCCTGGAGCCCGCTGAGAACGTGCACGGGGCTGGGGGCGCCTTCCCCGCTTCGCAGACACCGAGCAAGCCAGCCTCCGCCGACGGCCATCGAGGGCCCAGCGCCACCTTCGTGACTCCCGGGGCGGCCGAGCCCAAGCTCTTCGGAGGCTTCAATTCCTCGGACACTGTCACCTCCCCGCAGAGGGCGGGTCCTCTGGCAG GTGGGGTGACCACCTTTGTGGCCCTCTATGACTATGAGTCACGGACAGAGACTGACCTGTCCTTCAAGAAAGGAGAGCGGCTGCAGATTGTCAACAACAC AGAGGGAGACTGGTGGCTGGCACACTCGCTGAGCACGGGACAGACCGGTTACATCCCCAGCAACTACGTGGCGCCCTCCGACTCCATCCAGGCCGAGGA GTGGTACTTTGGCAAGATCACCAGACGGGAGTCGGAGCGGCTACTGCTCAGCGCTGAGAACCCAAGAGGGACCTTCCTTGTGAGGGAGAGCGAGACCACAAAAG GTGCCTACTGCCTCTCTGTATCTGACTTCGACAATGCCAAGGGCCTCAACGTGAAACACTACAAGATCCGCAAACTGGACAGCGGCGGTTTCTATATCACCTCCCGCACCCAGTTCAACAGCCTGCAGCAGTTAGTGGCTTACTACTCCA AACATGCCGATGGCCTGTGCCACCGCCTCACTACCGTGTGCCCCACGTCCAAGCCGCAGACCCAGGGCCTGGCCAAGGATGCCTGGGAGATCCCCCGGGAGTCCCTGCGTCTGGAGGTCAAGTTGGGCCAGGGCTGCTTCGGAGAGGTGTGGATGG GCACCTGGAACGGCACAACGAGGGTTGCTATCAAAACCCTGAAGCCAGGCACCATGTCTCCAGAGGCCTTCCTGCAGGAGGCCCAAgtcatgaagaaactgaggcacgagAAACTGGTGCAGCTGTATGCCGTGGTGTCGGAGGAACCCATTTACATCGTGACGGAGTACATGAACAAGG GAAGTCTGCTGGACTTTCTCAAGGGGGAAACGGGCAAATATCTGCGGCTACCCCAGCTGGTGGACATGGCTGCTCAG ATCGCGTCAGGAATGGCCTATGTGGAGCGGATGAACTATGTGCACCGGGACCTCCGAGCCGCCAATATCCTGGTTGGAGAGAATCTGGTGTGTAAGGTGGCTGACTTTGGTCTCGCCCGGCTCATAGAAGACAACGAATACACAGCCCGGCAAG GTGCCAAATTCCCCATCAAGTGGACTGCTCCCGAAGCTGCTCTGTACGGCAGATTCACCATCAAGTCAGACGTGTGGTCCTTTGGGATCCTGCTGACCGAGCTCACCACTAAGGGACGGGTGCCCTATCCTG GAATGGTGAACCGTGAGGTGCTGGACCAGGTGGAGCGGGGCTACCGGATGCCTTGTCCCCCTGAGTGCCCCGAGTCCCTGCACGATCTCATGTGCCAGTGTTGGCGGAAGGAGCCTGAGGAGCGGCCCACCTTCGAGTACCTACAGGCCTTCCTGGAGGATTACTTCACGTCCACCGAGCCTCAGTACCAGCCTGGGGAGAACCTATAG